One part of the Rutidosis leptorrhynchoides isolate AG116_Rl617_1_P2 chromosome 1, CSIRO_AGI_Rlap_v1, whole genome shotgun sequence genome encodes these proteins:
- the LOC139863791 gene encoding protein RGF1 INDUCIBLE TRANSCRIPTION FACTOR 1-like — protein sequence MGAGGHGKEENKWAPWLKPLLSERCFFVQCKIHADSHKSECNMYCLDCINGPLCSLCLNHHQDHRAIQIRRSSYHDVIRVSEIQKFLDITSVQTYVINSAKVVFLNERPQPKPGKGVTNTCEVCDRSLLDSFRFCSLGCKIVGTSKNFNRDKKISHEKKHIMMTISDSDDSYCSGSYLRRRNNHNNAGFQSFCPSTPPPTVASFRTAKRRKGTPHRAPMGGLIIEC from the exons ATG GGTGCCGGAGGACATGGTAAAGAAGAAAACAAATGGGCCCCATGGTTGAAACCTTTGCTTTCTGAACGTTGTTTCTTTGTTCAATGTAAAATACATGCTGATTCACATAAGTCTGAATGTAATATGTACTGTTTGGATTGCATCAATGGTCCTTTATGTTCTCTTTGTCTCAATCACCATCAGGACCACCGTGCCATTCAG ATTCGAAGGTCATCGTATCATGATGTGATTAGAGTTTCAGAAATTCAAAAGTTTTTAGACATCACTTCAGTTCAGACTTATGTTATCAACAGTGCAAAAGTTGTATTCTTGAATGAACGACCACAACCAAAGCCAGGTAAAGGTGTTACAAATACCTGCGAAGTATGTGATCGTAGCCTTCTCGATTCCTTCAGATTTTGCTCACTTGGATGCAAG ATTGTTGGGACATCCAAAAATTTCAATAGGGATAAGAAGATTTCTCATGAGAAAAAACATATAATGATGACAATATCGGATTCAGATGATTCATATTGTAGTGGTAGCTATCTTCGACGAAGAAACAATCACAATAACGCCGGATTTCAAAGTTTCTGTCCTTCAACGCCACCTCCGACTGTCGCAAGCTTTAGAACAGCCAAAAGGAGAAAGGGTACACCCCATAGAGCACCAATGGGAGGACTAATAATAGAATGTTAA